A section of the Sporichthyaceae bacterium genome encodes:
- a CDS encoding aspartate-semialdehyde dehydrogenase, which translates to MSNKPTLAVIGATGAVGTVMLDLLSTREDVWGEIRLIASPRSAGKRLTVRGEQVEVLALSEDCFDGVDVAMFDVPDEVSAQWAPVAAARGAVAVDNSGAFRMDPDVPLVVPEVNPAAARRRPRGIISNPNCTTLSMIVAMGCLHAEFELQALVVASYQAASGAGQPGIDALREQINKVAGSDTLGTQPGDVRRAVGEFGPFPAPLALNVVPWAGSLKQDGWSSEEMKVRNESRKILGLPGLRVSATCVRVPVITTHSLAVHATFASEVSVERAHAVLRDAPGVVLVDDPANGEFPTPADVVGTDPTWVGRVRRALDDPNSLDLFLCGDNLRKGAALNTAQIAELVAAELRGE; encoded by the coding sequence ATGAGCAACAAGCCGACGCTGGCCGTCATCGGTGCCACCGGCGCCGTCGGCACCGTCATGCTGGACCTGCTGTCCACCCGGGAGGACGTCTGGGGCGAGATCCGGCTGATCGCCTCGCCCCGCTCGGCGGGCAAGCGGTTGACCGTGCGCGGCGAGCAGGTCGAGGTCCTCGCGTTGTCCGAGGACTGCTTCGACGGCGTGGACGTCGCGATGTTCGACGTGCCCGACGAGGTCTCCGCACAGTGGGCGCCGGTGGCCGCGGCCCGCGGCGCGGTGGCGGTGGACAACTCCGGGGCGTTCCGGATGGACCCGGACGTGCCACTGGTGGTGCCCGAGGTGAACCCCGCCGCGGCCCGCCGGCGGCCGCGCGGCATCATCTCCAACCCCAACTGCACGACGCTGTCGATGATCGTGGCGATGGGCTGCTTGCACGCCGAGTTCGAGCTGCAGGCCCTGGTGGTGGCCTCCTATCAGGCCGCCTCGGGCGCTGGGCAGCCCGGCATCGACGCATTGCGCGAGCAGATCAATAAGGTGGCCGGCTCGGACACGCTGGGCACGCAGCCCGGCGACGTGCGTCGCGCGGTCGGCGAGTTCGGGCCGTTCCCGGCCCCGCTGGCGCTCAACGTGGTGCCCTGGGCGGGCTCGTTGAAGCAGGACGGCTGGTCCTCGGAGGAGATGAAGGTTCGCAACGAGTCGCGCAAGATCCTGGGTCTACCCGGCCTGCGGGTCTCCGCGACCTGCGTGCGGGTACCGGTGATCACCACGCACTCCCTCGCGGTGCACGCGACCTTCGCCTCGGAGGTCTCCGTTGAGCGCGCGCACGCCGTGTTGCGCGACGCCCCCGGCGTGGTGCTGGTGGATGACCCGGCGAACGGTGAGTTCCCGACGCCGGCTGACGTGGTCGGTACCGACCCGACCTGGGTCGGTCGGGTGCGCCGGGCGCTGGACGACCCGAACTCCCTCGACCTTTTCCTGTGCGGGGACAACCTGCGCAAGGGCGCGGCACTGAACACCGCGCAGATCGCCGAGCTGGTGGCCGCCGAACTGCGCGGTGAGTGA